A portion of the Mesobacillus sp. AQ2 genome contains these proteins:
- a CDS encoding stage V sporulation protein AA: MEKTIYIRMRNRVQVKPEESLLLKDIAQIIASEEIYQDLASLEVKRISPKDHIHIIDVMKVIHFITGIYPDHEVQAVGPAQTIIEVIYKKKGMSIPFFILVWFLLFFGAALTIMNFHEDVSMQTVHERLYFIMTGKEVAKPLLFQIPYSIGIGVGMILFFNHVFKKRLNEEPSPLEVEMFNYQQSLDQYVILHENKESVKHLDDD, from the coding sequence ATGGAAAAAACGATTTATATCCGCATGCGGAATCGCGTACAGGTCAAGCCTGAGGAATCACTTTTATTGAAGGATATTGCCCAAATTATTGCCAGCGAAGAAATATACCAAGACCTGGCATCGCTTGAAGTAAAAAGAATTTCTCCAAAGGACCATATCCATATCATCGATGTCATGAAGGTCATTCATTTCATTACAGGGATATATCCGGATCATGAAGTCCAGGCTGTTGGACCGGCTCAAACGATTATTGAGGTGATCTACAAGAAAAAAGGAATGTCGATACCATTTTTTATCCTTGTGTGGTTTTTGCTATTTTTCGGTGCAGCATTAACCATCATGAACTTCCACGAGGATGTCAGCATGCAAACGGTGCATGAGCGGCTCTATTTTATCATGACGGGAAAAGAAGTCGCAAAGCCGCTGTTATTCCAGATACCTTATTCAATCGGCATTGGTGTTGGCATGATCTTATTTTTTAACCATGTATTCAAAAAGCGGCTTAATGAAGAGCCGAGCCCGCTTGAGGTTGAAATGTTCAATTATCAGCAATCACTTGATCAATATGTCATTCTGCATGAAAACAAGGAAAGTGTGAAACATCTCGATGACGATTAA
- the sigF gene encoding RNA polymerase sporulation sigma factor SigF produces MDVEVKKDNSQTYLKDHEVKELILRSQQGDQAARDLIVQKNMRLVWSVVQRFLNRGYEPDDLFQIGSIGLLKSVDKFDLSYDVKFSTYAVPMIIGEIQRFIRDDGTVKVSRSLKETGNKIRKAKDELSKTLGRVPTVNEIAEYLELSPEDVIMAQEASRSPASIHETVYENDGDPITLLDQIDNGEEGRWFDKIALKEAINELEEREKLIVYLRYYKDQTQSEVAARLGISQVQVSRLEKKILQQMKGRMDL; encoded by the coding sequence ATGGATGTGGAGGTAAAAAAGGATAATAGCCAAACGTATCTTAAGGACCATGAAGTCAAAGAACTGATTTTGAGAAGCCAGCAGGGAGACCAGGCTGCCAGGGATTTGATTGTCCAGAAGAACATGCGTCTCGTCTGGTCCGTCGTCCAGCGTTTCCTCAACAGAGGATATGAGCCAGACGACCTGTTTCAAATTGGCAGCATCGGCCTCTTAAAATCAGTTGATAAATTTGACCTCTCGTACGACGTAAAATTTTCAACATATGCCGTTCCAATGATCATTGGTGAAATCCAGCGTTTCATCAGGGATGACGGGACCGTGAAAGTCAGCAGGTCGCTGAAGGAGACTGGCAATAAAATCAGGAAGGCAAAAGACGAACTTTCCAAAACCCTGGGCAGGGTGCCGACTGTCAATGAAATTGCCGAATATCTTGAATTATCGCCTGAAGATGTAATCATGGCCCAGGAGGCAAGCCGAAGCCCGGCCTCCATCCATGAAACCGTCTATGAGAATGATGGCGATCCAATTACTCTGCTGGACCAAATCGATAATGGCGAAGAAGGACGCTGGTTCGATAAAATCGCCTTGAAAGAGGCTATCAACGAACTGGAAGAACGGGAAAAACTGATCGTTTATTTGAGGTATTATAAAGATCAAACCCAATCAGAAGTCGCAGCCCGGCTTGGCATCTCCCAGGTCCAGGTCTCGCGCCTCGAAAAGAAAATACTTCAGCAAATGAAAGGCCGTATGGATCTTTGA
- the spoIIAB gene encoding anti-sigma F factor produces the protein MKNEMNLHFSALSQNESFARVTVAAFIAQLDPTMDELTEIKTVVSEAVTNAIIHGYESNPDGKVFISVLLQDGMIEMLIKDEGIGIPDIDEAMQPLYTSKPELERSGMGFTIMENFMDEVQVRSEPGFGTEIRLKKHLSKSKALCN, from the coding sequence ATGAAGAATGAAATGAATCTTCATTTTAGCGCGTTAAGTCAAAACGAATCATTCGCCCGCGTTACCGTTGCTGCCTTCATTGCGCAGCTGGATCCAACGATGGACGAATTGACGGAAATCAAAACCGTTGTATCCGAAGCGGTGACAAATGCGATTATCCATGGATATGAAAGCAATCCGGACGGAAAAGTGTTCATTTCCGTATTGCTCCAGGATGGGATGATCGAAATGCTCATTAAAGATGAAGGAATAGGCATTCCTGATATCGATGAAGCCATGCAGCCACTTTATACTTCAAAGCCAGAGCTGGAACGGTCCGGTATGGGCTTTACGATTATGGAAAATTTCATGGACGAAGTACAAGTGAGATCAGAGCCCGGCTTTGGGACAGAGATTCGTTTGAAAAAGCACCTGTCAAAGAGCAAAGCGCTGTGCAATTAA
- the spoIIAA gene encoding anti-sigma F factor antagonist has product MSLNIDMEVKHDVLLIRISGELDHHTADQLREQATKAIENEGIRHIVMNLEHLTFMDSSGLGVVLGRYKQIKQLHGEMVVCAISPPIKRLFDMSGLFKIIRLDPTEEFALERLGVA; this is encoded by the coding sequence GTGAGTCTTAACATTGATATGGAAGTGAAGCATGACGTCTTATTGATAAGAATCAGTGGTGAATTGGATCACCACACTGCAGACCAGCTTCGCGAGCAGGCAACAAAAGCCATTGAGAACGAAGGAATCCGCCACATTGTCATGAACCTCGAACATCTCACCTTTATGGATAGTTCGGGACTCGGTGTAGTTTTGGGAAGATATAAACAAATCAAACAGCTTCATGGAGAAATGGTTGTTTGCGCAATCTCGCCGCCAATCAAACGGTTATTTGATATGTCGGGCTTATTCAAGATCATCCGTCTTGATCCGACGGAAGAATTTGCATTAGAGAGATTGGGGGTTGCATGA
- a CDS encoding D-alanyl-D-alanine carboxypeptidase family protein, translating into MNLKKFTSLLLVFMLGAAFISPKGYANEGDKGLANDASSAILIERDTGQVLFDKNSHEKLPPASMTKIMTMLLIMEALDEGRLKLDEKVRASEYAASMGGSQIFLEPGEEMTVEQLLKGIAIGSGNDAAVAMAERIGGSEEAFVKMMNKKVKELGLKDTFFKNTTGLPVDGHYSSSYDMAMMAKELLKYEKITKYTGTYEDYLREDSEKKFWLVNTNKLVRFYPGVDGLKTGFTNEAKYCLTATAQKDGMRAIAVVFGAPTSKARNAQVTKMLDYAFSQYQTHPMFKKGHPLGKAVISKGDKKSINAVTSESVSLLTKKGVDIKDVKQKITLNKSLKAPVEKGDKVGTLKLVKDGKTVAETTLVADAKVKEASWWILYKRSFGMFTRAGSQK; encoded by the coding sequence ATGAATCTAAAAAAGTTTACGAGTTTACTGCTTGTTTTTATGCTGGGTGCAGCATTTATATCCCCTAAAGGATATGCCAATGAAGGAGACAAAGGACTGGCCAATGATGCCAGTTCAGCTATTCTGATTGAGCGTGATACAGGGCAGGTACTGTTTGATAAAAACAGCCATGAAAAGCTTCCGCCGGCAAGCATGACAAAAATCATGACAATGCTATTGATCATGGAAGCTTTGGATGAAGGAAGGCTGAAGCTCGACGAAAAAGTCCGCGCAAGTGAATATGCTGCTTCGATGGGAGGATCCCAGATATTCCTGGAGCCAGGAGAAGAGATGACAGTTGAGCAATTGCTAAAAGGAATCGCTATCGGGTCAGGTAATGATGCAGCAGTGGCAATGGCTGAGCGTATCGGTGGATCTGAAGAGGCATTTGTGAAAATGATGAACAAGAAGGTAAAGGAACTTGGCTTGAAGGATACCTTTTTTAAAAATACTACTGGCCTGCCTGTAGATGGACATTATAGCTCGTCATATGATATGGCCATGATGGCAAAAGAGTTGCTTAAGTACGAAAAAATAACCAAATACACGGGTACGTATGAAGATTACCTCCGTGAGGATTCGGAAAAGAAATTCTGGCTTGTGAATACGAATAAGCTTGTTCGTTTTTACCCGGGAGTGGATGGCCTAAAGACCGGCTTTACTAATGAAGCAAAATATTGTTTGACAGCTACTGCTCAAAAGGATGGCATGCGTGCGATCGCGGTCGTGTTTGGAGCACCGACATCCAAGGCGAGGAATGCGCAGGTAACGAAGATGCTCGACTATGCTTTCAGCCAGTATCAGACGCATCCAATGTTCAAAAAAGGGCATCCGCTCGGTAAAGCAGTCATCAGCAAGGGTGACAAAAAGTCAATCAACGCGGTCACCTCTGAAAGTGTTTCCCTCCTTACAAAAAAAGGAGTTGACATCAAGGATGTCAAACAGAAGATCACACTGAACAAAAGCCTTAAGGCTCCTGTCGAAAAAGGGGACAAGGTAGGAACTCTTAAGCTTGTGAAAGACGGCAAAACCGTAGCGGAAACCACACTTGTTGCGGATGCAAAGGTTAAAGAAGCAAGCTGGTGGATCCTGTATAAGCGCTCATTCGGAATGTTCACCAGGGCTGGAAGCCAAAAATAA